In Castanea sativa cultivar Marrone di Chiusa Pesio chromosome 6, ASM4071231v1, a single window of DNA contains:
- the LOC142638090 gene encoding uncharacterized protein LOC142638090: MDTRVSTQLKSQLKQVGYEEKTAAVHDEMKRMNRLPANSTYATHRLRVLNKILQLMSIQRTAAQDQELELLFAGLSL, translated from the exons ATGGACACTAGAGTTAGTACTCAGTTAAAAAGTCAGTTGAAGCAAGTGGGTTATGAAGAGAAGACGGCTGCAGTTCATGACGAAATGAAGAGAATGAACCGGCTTCCTGCGAACAGCACTTATGCTACTCATCGCTTGCGGGTTCTTAATAAAATACTGCAACTTATGTCCATTCAG AGAACTGCAGCACAGGATCAGGAGTTGGAGTTGCTTTTTGCTGGGCTATCTCTGTGA